One Robbsia sp. KACC 23696 DNA segment encodes these proteins:
- a CDS encoding porin, with product MKKTLIALAALSCASSVMAQSNVTLYGVLDQSVGFTSHVQNGNGTAGSQFGLYPAGGLEGSRWGLRGSEDLGNGLSAFFQVESGMDLGTGRFTENNTLFNRKALVGLRSSTFGSIALGRQADFVSDFVAPHSQIARFARSVGGAPFDLNNFDYTHQLQNAIKYVSPLFGHFYVGGAVSLSGVAGATGQNLVWSLGAGYDHGPFKAGLAYTDSKNAAFNPLLAKLDAPGVRTVLSTAAVPIGNVPATGQSGSRYRVGAIGGSYDFGQASLAATYSLVHSSIDGRAGALAGTAGNTTTFTAHIAELSGTFKVNPTVSLGLGYSYTRLRVRQNGGYAATLQFHGLTAGAAYALSRRTEIYTTAGVQRGSGDTPFSFINGVGPSNVRTQAHVRVGLRHAF from the coding sequence ATGAAAAAAACGCTCATTGCTCTCGCAGCCCTCTCCTGTGCCTCCAGCGTCATGGCACAAAGCAACGTCACGCTGTATGGCGTCCTCGACCAATCGGTGGGCTTCACCTCGCATGTCCAGAACGGCAATGGCACGGCAGGCAGCCAGTTCGGTCTGTATCCGGCAGGTGGACTCGAAGGCAGCCGCTGGGGCCTGCGCGGCAGCGAAGACCTGGGGAACGGGCTCAGTGCCTTCTTCCAGGTGGAAAGCGGCATGGATCTGGGCACGGGCCGCTTTACCGAAAACAACACCTTGTTCAACCGGAAAGCACTGGTGGGCCTGCGCAGCAGCACCTTCGGTAGCATCGCACTGGGTCGGCAGGCGGATTTCGTCAGCGATTTCGTCGCGCCGCACAGCCAGATTGCTCGCTTCGCGCGATCGGTCGGTGGGGCACCGTTCGACCTGAACAACTTCGATTACACCCATCAGCTGCAGAACGCGATCAAGTACGTCAGTCCGCTGTTCGGTCATTTTTATGTCGGCGGGGCCGTCAGCCTGAGTGGCGTGGCGGGCGCGACGGGCCAGAACCTGGTGTGGTCCCTCGGCGCCGGGTATGACCACGGTCCCTTCAAAGCCGGCCTGGCCTACACCGACTCGAAAAACGCGGCTTTCAATCCGCTGCTGGCCAAACTCGACGCGCCGGGCGTGCGCACGGTCTTATCGACGGCAGCGGTGCCCATCGGCAATGTGCCCGCAACGGGACAATCGGGTTCGCGTTACCGCGTCGGGGCGATCGGTGGTAGCTATGACTTCGGGCAAGCCAGCTTGGCCGCAACGTATAGCCTGGTCCACAGCAGCATCGACGGCCGTGCTGGCGCGCTCGCCGGCACAGCCGGTAACACCACCACGTTCACCGCCCATATCGCGGAACTCAGCGGCACCTTCAAGGTCAATCCTACGGTCAGCCTGGGACTGGGATACAGCTATACCCGGCTGCGTGTGCGGCAAAACGGCGGCTATGCGGCGACGTTACAATTTCATGGCCTCACTGCCGGCGCCGCCTATGCGCTGTCGCGACGCACCGAAATCTACACGACCGCAGGCGTGCAACGTGGGTCGGGCGATACGCCCTTTTCGTTTATCAACGGTGTAGGACCGTCGAATGTCAGAACTCAAGCGCACGTCCGCGTCGGATTGCGACACGCGTTCTGA
- a CDS encoding PrkA family serine protein kinase, which produces MDIYSSFATRFDKSREEEFSLEEYLELCKADPSVYASASERMLMAIGEPETLDTRNDPRLSRIFANKVMKIYPAFREFYGAEEVIEQVVSYFRHAAQGLEEKKQILYLLGPVGGGKSSIAERLKQLMERVPFYSIKDSPVNESPLGLFDYEEDGPILEEQFGIPRRYLKSILSPWAVKRLHEYNGDIRKFKVVKRYPSVLRQLGIAKTEPGDENNQDISSLVGKVDIRKLEQFSQDDADAYSYSGGLCLANQGLLEFVEMFKAPIKVLHPLLTATQEGNFKGTEGFGAIPFDGIILAHSNESEWKVFRNNKNNEAMLDRIYIVKVPYCLRVSEEVRIYEKLLRNSSLADAICAPGTLKMMAQFSALTRLHEPENSSIYSKMQVYDGENLKDTDPKAKSYQEYRDFAGVDEGMNGTSTRFAFKILSRVFNFDSTEVAANPVHLMYVLEQQIEREQFPAEQEQKYLSFVKDQLASRYVEFIGKEIQTAYLESYSEYGQNIFDRYVTYADFWIQDQEFRDHDTGESFDRAALNAELEKIEKPAGISNPKDFRNEIVNFVLRARAGNAGNNPHWTSYEKLRRVIEKKMFSNTEELLPVVSFNAKGSAEEQRKHDEFVNRMVEKGYTPKQVRLLCEWYLRVRKAS; this is translated from the coding sequence ATGGATATCTACAGCAGTTTCGCGACGCGTTTCGATAAGTCCCGCGAGGAGGAATTCTCGCTGGAAGAGTATCTCGAGCTTTGTAAGGCAGATCCGTCGGTATATGCGAGCGCCAGCGAGCGTATGTTGATGGCAATCGGTGAGCCCGAGACGCTCGATACACGCAATGATCCTCGCCTGTCGCGCATTTTCGCGAACAAGGTGATGAAGATCTACCCGGCGTTCCGCGAATTTTACGGTGCCGAGGAAGTCATCGAGCAAGTGGTCTCGTACTTCCGCCACGCGGCGCAAGGCCTCGAGGAAAAGAAACAGATCCTTTATCTGTTGGGTCCGGTGGGCGGCGGTAAGTCGTCGATTGCCGAACGGCTTAAACAGCTAATGGAACGGGTGCCTTTTTATTCGATCAAGGATTCTCCCGTCAACGAGTCGCCGCTGGGCTTGTTCGACTACGAGGAGGACGGCCCGATTCTGGAAGAACAGTTCGGCATTCCGCGCCGCTATCTGAAGAGCATCCTCAGCCCGTGGGCGGTCAAACGTTTGCACGAGTACAACGGCGATATCCGCAAGTTCAAGGTGGTCAAGCGCTACCCGTCCGTGCTGCGCCAGTTGGGCATTGCGAAGACCGAACCGGGCGACGAAAACAATCAGGATATCTCGTCGTTGGTCGGGAAGGTCGACATCCGCAAGCTCGAACAGTTCTCGCAAGACGACGCGGATGCGTATAGCTACTCGGGCGGCCTCTGCTTGGCGAATCAGGGTTTACTCGAATTCGTCGAAATGTTCAAAGCGCCGATCAAGGTGCTGCACCCGTTGTTGACGGCAACCCAGGAAGGCAACTTCAAGGGAACAGAAGGCTTTGGCGCGATTCCGTTCGACGGCATCATTCTCGCGCACTCGAACGAGTCCGAGTGGAAAGTCTTCCGCAACAACAAGAACAACGAGGCAATGCTGGATCGGATCTATATCGTCAAGGTCCCGTATTGCTTGCGCGTGAGCGAGGAAGTGCGCATTTATGAGAAGCTGCTGCGCAATTCGTCTTTGGCGGACGCCATCTGCGCTCCGGGCACCTTGAAGATGATGGCGCAATTCTCGGCCTTGACCCGGCTGCACGAACCGGAAAATTCCAGCATCTATTCCAAGATGCAGGTCTACGACGGCGAGAATCTTAAAGATACCGACCCGAAGGCCAAGTCATACCAGGAGTATCGCGACTTCGCGGGCGTTGACGAGGGCATGAACGGAACCTCTACGCGGTTCGCGTTCAAGATCCTCTCACGCGTCTTCAACTTCGATTCCACTGAAGTGGCCGCCAATCCAGTGCATTTGATGTATGTGCTGGAACAGCAGATCGAGCGCGAGCAATTTCCGGCGGAGCAGGAACAAAAATACCTGTCCTTCGTTAAAGATCAACTGGCTTCACGCTATGTCGAATTCATTGGGAAGGAGATCCAGACCGCCTATCTCGAGTCGTATTCCGAGTATGGTCAAAACATTTTCGACCGCTATGTGACCTATGCGGATTTCTGGATTCAGGATCAGGAGTTCCGCGATCACGACACGGGCGAGAGTTTCGATCGGGCTGCGTTGAATGCCGAACTCGAAAAAATCGAGAAACCGGCTGGTATCAGCAACCCGAAGGATTTCCGCAACGAAATCGTCAATTTCGTGCTTCGCGCGCGGGCCGGCAATGCGGGCAACAATCCGCACTGGACCAGCTATGAAAAGCTGCGTCGGGTGATCGAGAAGAAGATGTTCTCGAACACGGAAGAGTTGCTGCCGGTGGTGTCGTTCAATGCGAAGGGCTCGGCGGAAGAGCAGCGCAAGCACGACGAATTCGTCAACCGGATGGTGGAAAAGGGGTACACGCCAAAGCAGGTCCGCCTGCTGTGCGAATGGTATCTGCGCGTACGCAAAGCGTCTTGA
- a CDS encoding YeaH/YhbH family protein has product MLPQIIDRRLSGKNKSIANRERFLRRFRSHIRGAVTEAIRDRGIKDIEKSEKITIPRKDVSEPVFGHGPGGTREMVHPGNSDYMRGDRIQRPSGGGGGGGGTGSGQASKDGEGEDEFAFELSREEFMQYFFEDLELPRLIASEFLTVPNWKSVRTGYAAEGTPNNIHIVRSLRGALGRRIALGGPLAAEVREMKAQLWELERAPDTAADPAKLDEIRKLKADIVALEGRITRIPFIDPFDLRYVNRTRQSTPSSQAVMFCVMDVSGSMDEQRKDLSKRFFILLYLFLTRNYERIEMVFIRHHTRADEVNEETFFHSRESGGTVVSSALELMAKIIEERYSPNEWNIYGAQASDGDNWNDDSPKCRQLLSKAILPACRYFAYIQVAPEEQNLWQEYEQMAVDHPQFAMKKVQTAADIYPVFRELFEKRANAKHG; this is encoded by the coding sequence ATCTTGCCGCAAATTATCGACCGCAGACTTTCCGGCAAAAACAAAAGCATCGCGAATCGCGAACGCTTTCTGCGGCGCTTTCGCAGTCATATCCGCGGCGCGGTAACCGAAGCGATTCGGGATCGCGGCATCAAGGATATCGAGAAGTCGGAAAAAATAACGATTCCCCGCAAGGACGTGTCGGAACCGGTGTTCGGGCATGGCCCGGGCGGTACCCGCGAAATGGTGCATCCGGGCAATTCCGACTACATGCGCGGTGACCGCATCCAGCGCCCCAGCGGTGGCGGCGGTGGAGGCGGCGGCACCGGCAGCGGTCAGGCCAGCAAGGACGGCGAAGGCGAGGATGAATTTGCTTTCGAATTGAGCCGTGAAGAATTCATGCAGTACTTCTTCGAGGATCTCGAGTTGCCGCGTCTGATCGCGAGCGAATTCCTGACCGTGCCCAATTGGAAAAGTGTTCGTACTGGGTATGCGGCGGAAGGGACGCCGAACAATATCCATATCGTGCGCTCGCTACGCGGTGCACTCGGTCGCCGCATCGCCCTAGGTGGCCCGCTCGCCGCGGAAGTGCGCGAAATGAAGGCGCAGCTTTGGGAACTGGAACGTGCGCCAGACACGGCCGCCGATCCTGCCAAGCTCGACGAAATCCGCAAGCTGAAGGCGGATATCGTCGCGCTGGAAGGTCGGATCACGCGCATTCCTTTTATCGACCCGTTCGACTTGCGCTACGTCAATCGCACGCGGCAAAGCACGCCGTCGAGCCAGGCCGTGATGTTCTGCGTCATGGACGTTTCCGGATCGATGGACGAGCAGCGCAAGGACTTGTCGAAGCGCTTTTTTATCCTGCTTTACCTGTTTCTGACGCGGAATTACGAGCGTATCGAGATGGTCTTCATACGTCACCATACGCGCGCCGATGAAGTGAATGAAGAGACGTTCTTCCATTCGCGGGAAAGCGGCGGCACCGTCGTGTCGAGCGCGCTGGAATTGATGGCGAAGATCATCGAGGAACGATACTCACCAAACGAGTGGAATATCTACGGCGCGCAGGCGTCCGATGGCGATAACTGGAATGACGATTCGCCGAAATGCCGGCAATTGCTGAGCAAGGCGATTCTGCCGGCATGCCGTTACTTCGCCTACATCCAGGTCGCACCGGAAGAGCAGAACCTGTGGCAGGAATATGAACAGATGGCCGTCGATCATCCGCAGTTCGCCATGAAGAAAGTGCAGACGGCGGCGGATATCTATCCGGTGTTCCGCGAGCTTTTCGAAAAACGCGCGAACGCGAAACACGGCTGA
- a CDS encoding SpoVR family protein has translation MWIDQANEEAQRASKTASGVARKRDPLPSPSDWTFELIEEYNKHIDAAAKSYKLDTYPNQLEIISSEQMMDAYASIGMPVNYRHWSFGKHFLSTEKGYRRGQMGLAYEIVINSNPCISYLMEENTLTMQALVIAHAAYGHNSFFKGNYLFQMWTDASAIIDYLVYAKNYITECEERHGLGRVEELLDSCHALMNYGVDRYKRPQKLSLEKERLRQREREAYLQSQINELWRTLPPRKIETVDAVEERFPDEPQENLLYFAEKKAPLLEPWEREVIRIVRKVAQYFYPQRQTQVMNEGWATFWHYTLLNTLYDQGKLSDGFMMEFLHSHSNVVFQPPVSKPYYTGINPYALGFSMMTDIRRICEHPTEEDRYWFPDMAGSDWLETLHYAMRNFKDESFIAQYLSPKVIRDMRFFSVLDDEHDDALAISAIHDESGYRYVRQALSKQYDLHHREPNIQVWSVDRRGDRSLTLRHVRADNRPLDSSTDEVLRHMTRLWGFDVKLESVDAEGNVVERYKCEGLRGVRP, from the coding sequence ATGTGGATCGACCAGGCAAACGAGGAAGCGCAACGAGCATCGAAGACGGCGAGCGGCGTGGCAAGAAAGCGCGACCCCTTGCCGAGTCCATCCGACTGGACGTTCGAGTTGATCGAGGAGTACAACAAACATATTGATGCGGCGGCGAAGTCGTACAAACTCGATACCTATCCGAACCAGCTTGAGATCATCAGCTCCGAGCAGATGATGGACGCCTATGCCTCGATCGGCATGCCGGTGAACTATCGGCATTGGTCGTTCGGCAAGCATTTTCTGTCGACGGAAAAAGGCTATCGTCGCGGGCAGATGGGGCTGGCCTACGAGATCGTGATCAACTCGAATCCCTGTATCTCGTATTTGATGGAGGAGAACACGCTGACGATGCAGGCGCTCGTCATCGCGCATGCGGCATACGGCCATAACTCCTTCTTCAAGGGCAACTATCTGTTCCAGATGTGGACCGATGCCAGTGCGATCATCGACTATCTGGTATACGCAAAGAACTACATCACCGAATGCGAGGAGCGGCACGGACTGGGCCGGGTCGAGGAATTGCTCGATTCCTGCCATGCATTGATGAATTATGGCGTCGACCGCTACAAGCGGCCGCAGAAGCTGTCGCTGGAAAAGGAACGGCTGCGGCAGCGCGAGCGCGAAGCCTATCTGCAGTCGCAGATCAACGAGCTGTGGCGCACGCTGCCGCCGCGGAAGATCGAAACGGTCGATGCGGTGGAAGAGCGGTTCCCCGACGAGCCGCAGGAGAACCTGCTCTACTTTGCCGAAAAGAAAGCGCCGCTGCTGGAGCCATGGGAGCGCGAAGTCATTCGTATCGTGCGAAAGGTCGCGCAATATTTCTATCCGCAACGGCAGACGCAGGTGATGAACGAAGGCTGGGCCACGTTCTGGCACTACACCTTGCTGAACACCTTGTACGACCAAGGGAAACTGTCGGACGGCTTCATGATGGAGTTCCTCCATTCACACAGTAACGTCGTCTTCCAGCCGCCGGTGAGCAAGCCGTACTACACGGGGATCAATCCCTACGCGCTCGGCTTTTCGATGATGACCGATATCCGGCGCATCTGCGAACATCCGACGGAAGAGGATCGTTACTGGTTCCCCGATATGGCCGGCTCGGATTGGCTGGAAACCTTGCACTACGCGATGCGCAACTTCAAGGACGAAAGCTTTATCGCGCAATACCTGTCGCCGAAAGTCATCCGCGATATGCGCTTCTTCTCCGTCCTCGACGACGAGCACGACGATGCGCTCGCCATCTCCGCGATCCACGACGAGAGCGGCTATCGCTATGTCCGGCAGGCGCTTTCCAAACAGTACGACCTGCATCACCGGGAGCCGAATATCCAGGTCTGGTCCGTCGATCGACGCGGCGATCGAAGCCTAACGTTGCGGCACGTACGGGCGGACAATCGACCGCTGGACAGTTCGACCGACGAAGTATTACGGCACATGACCCGGCTGTGGGGCTTCGACGTGAAACTCGAAAGCGTGGATGCCGAAGGGAATGTGGTCGAACGTTATAAGTGCGAAGGCCTTCGCGGCGTGCGGCCCTGA
- a CDS encoding Fe-Mn family superoxide dismutase, producing MSFELPPLPYAKDALQPHMSLETLEYHYGKHHQTYVTNLNKLIPGTEFESLSLEEIIKKSSGGVFNNAAQIWNHTFFWSSLAPNGGGAPTGALADAITAKWGSFDKFKEAFAAAAAANFGSGWTWLVKKADGSVDIVSTSNAATPLTTDAKALLTIDVWEHAYYIDHRNSRPNFLAAFWNIANWEFAAKNFA from the coding sequence ATGTCATTTGAACTGCCCCCGCTGCCCTACGCGAAAGACGCGCTGCAACCGCATATGTCGCTCGAGACGCTCGAGTACCACTACGGCAAGCATCATCAGACGTACGTGACGAACCTGAACAAGCTGATCCCGGGTACCGAATTCGAAAGCCTCTCGCTGGAAGAAATCATCAAGAAGTCGTCGGGCGGCGTGTTCAATAATGCAGCGCAGATTTGGAACCACACGTTCTTCTGGAGTTCGCTGGCACCCAACGGCGGCGGCGCGCCGACGGGCGCACTGGCCGATGCGATCACGGCGAAGTGGGGCAGCTTCGACAAGTTCAAGGAAGCGTTTGCCGCTGCCGCTGCCGCGAACTTCGGTTCGGGCTGGACCTGGCTGGTGAAGAAGGCCGACGGTTCGGTGGACATCGTTTCGACGAGCAACGCCGCCACGCCGTTGACGACCGATGCCAAGGCACTGCTGACGATCGACGTGTGGGAACACGCTTACTACATCGATCACCGTAATTCCCGCCCGAACTTCCTGGCTGCATTCTGGAACATCGCGAACTGGGAATTCGCGGCGAAGAACTTCGCCTGA
- the lpxK gene encoding tetraacyldisaccharide 4'-kinase, with product MTVGKGEAIITAAWQRRGPLAWSLWPLSVVFCGIAAVRRASFKRGWRQSVRMPVPVVVVGNVTVGGAGKTPTVIALIEALRAQGFTPGVVSRGYGSAASRRPAPTVVAAGCDSNDTVPPGFSTVSTRQADPADIGDEPALIVRRTGAPLAVGRDRVAAAQALLTQTPSIDVILCDDGLQHYRLARDVEIVVFDSRLGGNGFLIPAGPLREPLSRARDATVINNAPVSIAPADWPHTYAMTLVPGDAWQVCPPAEKAASRSAPAPTPHRPLASFAGRDAAHTLAAAGIGAPERFFDMLRGLGIAARTLPLPDHHRFDRNPFEDDPAETILVTEKDAVKCGDWHDPRIWAVPVKGMLDPRLIALVVEKVRGRSSA from the coding sequence ATGACCGTTGGCAAGGGAGAGGCGATCATCACGGCTGCATGGCAGCGCCGCGGACCATTGGCATGGTCGCTCTGGCCGCTCTCGGTCGTGTTCTGCGGTATCGCCGCCGTACGTCGCGCGAGTTTCAAGCGAGGCTGGCGCCAGTCCGTCCGCATGCCGGTGCCGGTGGTCGTCGTCGGTAATGTGACGGTGGGGGGCGCCGGAAAGACGCCGACCGTGATCGCCTTGATCGAGGCCTTGCGTGCGCAAGGCTTCACGCCGGGCGTCGTGTCGCGCGGGTATGGCAGCGCGGCAAGCCGACGCCCGGCGCCGACGGTCGTCGCGGCGGGTTGCGATTCGAACGACACGGTCCCGCCTGGCTTCTCGACGGTCTCGACACGGCAGGCGGACCCCGCCGATATCGGCGATGAGCCCGCCTTGATCGTGCGGCGCACCGGTGCGCCGCTGGCCGTCGGGCGCGATCGCGTCGCCGCGGCGCAGGCGTTGTTGACGCAGACGCCCTCGATTGATGTCATCCTGTGCGACGACGGACTCCAACATTATCGGTTGGCGCGCGATGTCGAAATCGTCGTCTTCGATTCGCGCCTGGGCGGCAACGGTTTTCTGATTCCCGCCGGCCCGTTGCGCGAACCGCTGTCACGCGCGCGCGACGCGACAGTGATCAACAATGCGCCCGTCTCGATCGCGCCGGCCGATTGGCCCCATACCTATGCCATGACGCTGGTGCCGGGCGACGCCTGGCAAGTCTGTCCTCCCGCCGAGAAGGCCGCATCCCGTTCGGCGCCCGCGCCGACCCCGCATCGCCCCCTTGCTTCCTTTGCCGGGCGCGATGCCGCACACACCCTCGCCGCAGCCGGCATCGGTGCGCCGGAGCGCTTCTTCGACATGTTGCGCGGCCTCGGTATCGCAGCGCGCACGCTGCCGCTACCCGATCATCATCGTTTCGATCGGAACCCCTTTGAAGACGACCCTGCCGAGACGATCCTTGTAACCGAGAAGGATGCGGTAAAATGCGGCGATTGGCATGATCCCCGTATCTGGGCCGTCCCGGTGAAGGGCATGCTGGATCCCCGTTTGATAGCGCTTGTCGTGGAGAAGGTCCGTGGACGCTCGTCTGCTTGA
- a CDS encoding Trm112 family protein has product MDARLLEILVCPLCKGPLKHDRNAQELICAVDKLAYPIQDGIPVMLADEARTTVEGQRVNPAGPDAAAGTV; this is encoded by the coding sequence GTGGACGCTCGTCTGCTTGAAATCCTCGTGTGTCCGTTGTGCAAGGGACCGCTGAAACATGATCGCAATGCGCAGGAATTGATCTGCGCCGTCGATAAACTCGCCTACCCGATTCAGGATGGCATCCCCGTCATGCTGGCCGACGAGGCGCGTACGACGGTCGAAGGGCAACGGGTCAATCCGGCCGGCCCCGATGCGGCTGCCGGCACCGTCTGA
- the adk gene encoding adenylate kinase, whose amino-acid sequence MRLILLGAPGAGKGTQAAFIKEHFGIPQISTGDMLRAAVKAGSPLGLEAKRFMDAGELVTDELIINLVKERLQQPDCENGYLFDGFPRTIPQAEAMRESHVAIDHVLEIDVPFDEIIGRISGRRVHAPSGRTYHVTFNPPKEEGKDDVTGEPLIQRDDDKEDVVRKRLEVYNAQTRPLVDFYQQWAKSNDSEGAPIYRRIAGLGKVDEIRERALDALKD is encoded by the coding sequence ATGCGTTTGATCCTGTTAGGCGCGCCCGGCGCGGGCAAGGGCACCCAAGCTGCATTCATCAAGGAACATTTCGGTATTCCGCAGATCTCGACGGGCGACATGCTACGCGCCGCGGTCAAGGCGGGTTCGCCGCTGGGACTGGAAGCGAAGCGTTTCATGGACGCCGGCGAACTGGTCACCGATGAGCTGATCATCAATCTGGTGAAGGAACGCCTGCAGCAGCCGGACTGCGAGAACGGCTATCTGTTCGACGGTTTCCCGCGGACGATTCCCCAGGCGGAAGCAATGCGCGAAAGCCATGTCGCGATCGATCACGTGCTCGAAATCGACGTACCGTTCGACGAGATCATCGGCCGTATCAGCGGTCGTCGCGTGCATGCACCGTCGGGCCGCACCTATCACGTGACGTTCAACCCGCCGAAGGAAGAAGGCAAGGACGACGTTACCGGTGAACCGCTGATCCAACGCGACGACGACAAGGAAGACGTCGTCCGCAAGCGCCTGGAAGTCTATAACGCGCAAACGCGCCCCTTGGTCGATTTCTACCAGCAATGGGCCAAGTCGAACGACAGCGAAGGCGCGCCGATCTATCGTCGCATCGCCGGTCTGGGCAAGGTCGATGAGATCCGCGAACGCGCATTGGACGCGTTGAAGGATTGA
- a CDS encoding SirB1 family protein codes for MAKSTVVLDYFGVLVADDESLPLTEAALSLAQDAYPQLDVQAALADIDALVDKLRKRLPKQAGAAQKLHLLNRYFFRELGFAGNRNDYYDPDNSHLNAVLHKRQGIPISLAVLYLEMAQQLGLKVSGVSFPGHFMLRATLPAGEVIMDPTTGDSLSESQLMEMLEPYMISAGEPVASALRAILQPASAREVVARMLRNLKMIYLQTEQWPLLLAVQQRLAILLPQNIEERRDRGLAFARVDAYRPAIADLQAYLEERPASEDATIIETQLTDLRQRASQRRGDDEARL; via the coding sequence GTGGCGAAGTCGACGGTTGTATTGGATTACTTCGGCGTGCTGGTTGCCGACGACGAGAGCTTGCCGCTGACGGAAGCGGCGCTGTCGCTCGCGCAGGACGCGTATCCGCAACTGGACGTGCAGGCCGCGCTGGCGGATATCGATGCGCTGGTCGACAAATTACGTAAGCGACTGCCGAAACAGGCCGGCGCCGCGCAGAAGCTGCATCTGCTGAACCGCTATTTCTTTCGCGAGCTGGGCTTTGCCGGCAACCGGAACGATTACTACGACCCCGACAACAGCCATCTGAACGCGGTGCTGCACAAGCGGCAGGGCATCCCGATCTCGCTCGCGGTGCTGTATCTCGAAATGGCGCAGCAACTGGGTTTGAAAGTCAGCGGCGTCTCGTTTCCCGGGCATTTCATGTTGCGCGCGACCTTGCCGGCAGGGGAGGTCATCATGGATCCTACCACCGGCGACTCGCTGAGCGAATCGCAGCTGATGGAGATGCTCGAGCCGTACATGATCAGCGCGGGCGAGCCGGTGGCCAGCGCCTTGCGCGCCATTCTGCAGCCGGCATCGGCGCGTGAGGTGGTCGCGCGCATGCTGCGCAATTTGAAGATGATCTATCTGCAAACCGAGCAGTGGCCGCTACTGCTTGCGGTGCAGCAACGGTTGGCGATTTTGCTGCCGCAGAATATCGAAGAGCGTCGTGATCGCGGGCTGGCCTTTGCGCGTGTCGATGCCTATCGTCCGGCCATTGCCGATCTGCAGGCCTATCTGGAAGAACGGCCTGCATCCGAGGACGCGACGATCATCGAAACGCAACTGACCGATCTCCGGCAACGCGCCAGTCAACGGCGCGGAGACGACGAAGCGCGCCTGTAG